Within the Solibacillus silvestris genome, the region AAATCTATATTAAAAATTTATATAATAACTTTCTGTCACCTATAATGTTTACGTAGGTCTAAATAATAGTATAAAATGAAATGTCGAAAAATATTTGAACTAATATATAGTTAACTGTTATTTTTTAAACATAAAAATAGTTCCTTGTGACTATTCGAAAGGGACTAAAGTCGATAGACACTAAGGTTTAATATAATTACAATTGTATTATTAAGTTTCTGTGCGCAAATTTTAGCGAAATATGAATGAGGTGAGAAATTTGGATTTATTTGGCGGGACGATAAGTAGCCTGGAAAAGGGACTTTCCTATGCAACATTGAAAAATAAAGCAATTACACAAAATATAGCGAATGTTGACACACCAAACTATAAAACAAAAGAAGTAAGCTTCAAAGACGTATTAAATGATGCAAAGCAAGCCACGATTCCTGCGTATCGCACAGATGCGAGGCATTTTGATTTTAAAATTAATATTGGAAGCAGCGGTGTGTATTCAAATGAAAACTTCCGCAGCAGAGCAAATGGAAATGCTGTAAACATGGATGCTGAACAAGCAAAGCTGGCTGAAAACACCATCTACTATAATGCGCTTATAGATCGTGTCAGCAGTAAATTTTCAACATTGAATAATGTTGTTAAAGGAGGAAGATAGCGATGTCGATTTTTCATAGTATGAATACGACAGCTTCTGCATTAACGACACAGCGATTACGAATGGATGTAATTTCCTCCAACATTGCCAATGTCGATACAACGCGAGCGAAGCAAGTAAATGGAGAATGGGAGCCATACCGGAAAAAATCTGTCACATTAAAAGAGCAGGAAGGCCAATTTTCTAACTTTTTAAATATGGCAATCGGAAAAACGAAAAAAAACGGTGTCGGTAACGGTGTTAAAGTAAGTTCTATTAAAGAAGATACGGAAACCCCTTTTAAATTGATGTATGATCCATCACATCCCGATGCGAATGCAGAAGGGTATGTCCAAATGTCGAATGTTGACGTATTAAAAGAAATGGTTGATCTGATTTCGGCGAGCCGCTCTTATGAAGCCAATATTACTGCTTTTAATGCAAATAAGAACATGTTGACAAAAGCATTAGAAATCGGGAAAGGGTGATATTTAAATGGCAATTAATCCAATATCGTTCATGTCTCCTGCACAATCTGTGAATGAAGTAAATGTTCAGAATCAACTGACTCCTGCAAATGCCCAACAGCAATTTGCGGATACATTAAAAGAAGCGATTGCAAGTGTCACTGAACATCAAAAAACATCGGATACAATGACTCAAAAATTAATTAACGGTGGAGATGTTGATTTATTTGAAGTGATGATTGCTGCACAAAAAGCAAGTGTTACTTTAAACACAACAATTGAAGTTCGTAATAAAGCTGTGGAAGCTTATCAAGAAATTATGCGTATGAGTGTGTAATGATTTGAAAAACGACTGACGAATTGTTGGGCATTCACTTTAAGCGGAGGATTCATAATGAATGAACGACTTACAAAAATTAAAAGCGACTCAACCGGTTTCTGGCAAAGTCGTACAAAAAATCAAAAAGGCGCACTAATCGGGGCGTTTGTTGCTGTCATTGCGATTGCAGCTGCAATTACGTATTTCTCAACACGTACGACAATGGCTCAGTTATTTCCTGAGATGTCTCAAGCTGAAGTAGGAAGAATTACGGAAGTTCTTGCTTCACAAGGTGTCAAGTACGAAGTGACAAATGGCGGGACAGTAATTTTAGTACCGGAAAATCAAGTACAGGACTTACAAGTGTCATTAGCAGCCCAGGGTTATCCTGATTCTGGGGAAATTGACACGTCTTTTTTTACTTCTAACGCAGGCTTTGGGATGACAGACAATGAATTTAACGTAATTAAACAAGCGACGATCGAAACGGATCTGGCTAATTTAGTTCGGAAATTCGAAGGAGTAAAAGATGCAAGTGTCATGATTACTTTACCTGAAGAAGGTGTCTTTCTTAAAGATGCCAAAGGTGAAGCACAGGCTGCAATTGTATTGGATACAGCACCTGGACATAAGTTCTCAGACGACCAAATTAAAGGGTTATTTAATTTAGTATCGATGAGTATACCGAATTTACCTAAAGAAAATATCACGATCATGAATCAGTATTCTGAATATTATGATCTGGCTTCAGCAGAAAATGGAGACGGCGGAATCGATTCAGTTACTGGACAAATGGAAGTGAAAAAAACAATTGAGCGTGATTTGCAGCGCCAAGTGCAGCAAATGCTCGGTACGTTAATCGGTCCGGATAAAGTTGTAGTAAATGTATCGGCCGATATTGACTTTAAAAAAGAAAATCGCGAAGAAAACCTGGTCCGACCTGTTGATGAGGAGAATATGGAGGGTATTGAAATAAGTGCCCAACGTATTACAGAAACTTACTCGGGCGGTGCTGCTGGAGCTGCAGAAGGTACGACTGAAGCAGGAAGTGTAACAGATAACTTTGTGGATTATGTAGAAGGAACAAACGGTGACGGCGATTATGAACGAGTAGAAGAGACAATTAACAATGATGTTAACCGCATTCGCCGTGAGATACAGGAAAGTCCTTACAAAATTCGTAATTTGGGTATTCAAGTAATGGTAGACCCTCCAAATACAGAAGAGGGGTTCGATCAAGGTGTTCGAACAGATATTGAACAAATTTTATCGACAATAGTCCGTACTTCGATTGATCAAGAAGCTGCCGGTAATCTGACAGACGAAGATATTGCAAATCGCATTGTCGTATCTGTACAGCAATTCCAAGGAAATGATACAGCGGAAGATCAGCCGCAGTCAGTTATTCCATGGTGGGTATGGGTAATTGGCGGTATATTAGTTGTTGCAATTATATTATTGGTTATTAATGTTCTGCGTGCACGTCGACGTAAACAAGATGAAGAAGAGCTGGAAATTTTAGAACAGCAACAGCAATTAATCGAAATAGAAGATATTTCCGAAGAAAAAGAAACTGAAGCGACTGTACGCCGTAAGCAATTAGAGAAAATGGCTAAAGATAAGCCTGAAGATTTTGCGAAACTATTGCGTAGCTGGATTGCTGAAGACTAATAGGAGGTTCCGCTGTGTCCAAGAAAGATAAAGACCTATCAGGAAAGCAAAAGGCTGCTTTACTGTTAATTTCTCTAGGACCGGAAGTTTCGGCTTCTGTATATAAGCATTTAAGTGAAGAGGAAATTGAACGTCTGACACTGGAAATTTCAGGTGTTAAAAGAGTGGAATCGACTGTCAAAGAAGAAATTATAGAAGAATTTCATCAAATTGCACTCGCGCAGGATTATATTACGCAGGGCGGTATAGGGTATGCGAAGACGGTACTGGAAAAAGCATTAGGTGCTGAACAGGCACAGGCGATACTGAATCGTTTAACTTCTTCATTACAAGTAAGACCATTTGATTTTGCCAGAAAAGCAGATCCGGCACAAATATTCAATTTTATCCAAAATGAACATCCCCAAACAATTGCCCTTATTCTATCTTATTTAGAACCAGGGCAAGCGGGAGTTATTCTTTCTTCGTTACCACAGGAAGTACAAGCGGATATTGCAAAGCGTATTGCAATTATGGAATCGACGTCTCCGGAAGTCATTAGTGAAATTGAATCCGTATTAGAGCGAAAACTATCATCTACGGTTACGCAGGATTACACAGAAACAGGCGGTGTAGATGCGGTCGTGGAAGTATTGAATGGTGTGGACCGTCAAACTGAGAAAACGATTCTTGATGCACTTGAAATTCAAGATCCGGAACTAGCCGAAGAAATTAAAAAGCGCATGTTTGTGTTTGAAGATATCGTTACACTCGATAATCGTTCAATCCAGCGTGTTATTCGTGACTGTGAAAACGAAGACTTATTATTATCGATGAAAGTTTCGTCAGAAGAAGTAAAAGAGATTATTTTCCGCAATATGTCCCAACGTATGGCGGACACATTCCGTGAAGAAATGGATATTATGGGACCAGTTCGCTTGCGTGATGTAGAAGAAGCACAGTCCCGAATTGTAGCAGTTATCCGACGTTTAGAAGATGCAGGTGAAATTATAATTGCACGTGGCGGAGGAGATGATGTAATTGTCTAAAATCATCCGTTCAACAAATGCACAGCAACCCGAAGATTCATCAATAGTTGAAATTAAACTTCAAAATTTCTTCGAGCCGATTCATTATGGGGAAACGGAAGATGAACGTATAGAGGAATTGTCACAACAAAAAACAATAGACATTGAAGCTGAACGTCAGCAAATGCTGGAACAGGCAAATGATGAAATCGAACAGCAAAAAGCCCAATTTGAGCAATATCGAAAAGAGCAGCTTGCGGAAATTGAAGCGTTAAAGCAATCGTGGGAAGAAGAAAAAGTCATTCTTCAGCAGGAAGCTTATGAAGGCGGTTTTGCGCAAGGGTATGAGGATGGCGTACAAAAGGCAAATGCAACGATGCAACAGTCGTTACAAACGGCAAATGAGACGATGGCAAATGCACAAAAAAATGCAGCTTCCTATATTGAGTCACAGGAGGCAGTCCTTTTGGAACTGGCATTAACAGCTGCAGAACGCATCATTCATACAACACTTGACCGTGACGATGAAATATTCGTTTCCATTGTACGACGTGGTTTAAAAGAAGCACGTGAAATGAAGGAAATTAAATTATATGTTTCGCCAAAATATCATCCGATTGTAACAGAGCAACAAAAGGAATTAGCGGAAATGTTTCCTGTAAATGTTCCGTTTATGGTATTTGTCAATGAAGATTTACTAGATTCGGAAAGTTATATCGAAACAAATCATGGACGCATCGTCGTTTCAATAGATGAACAGTTGCAGGAGCTTCGCAGACAGTTATACGAACTAATCGAAAGTAAGGAATGATAAGGATGAAAATGGCTCAATTAGTTGAACAAATTCCTAATCTTAATACATTTAAAAAGTATGGTAGAGTGACGAGAGTTGTCGGCTTGATGATTGAGTCCCAAGGTCCTGAAAGTTCCATCGGTGACGTATGTAAAATCCATATTCAAACATCGAAAAATGGTCCGCAAGTTATGCTGGCGGAGGTAGTAGGTTTTAAAGATGAGATTGTGATTTTAATGCCATACTCTTCGCTGAAGGAAATTTCGATTGGCTGTCTTGTAGAGGGGACAGGTTCACCGCTGGAAGTGAAAGTAGGTCCTGAACTGATTGGGAAAGTTCTTGATGCGATGGGTAACCCGTTTGATGGACAACCATTGCCAAAAGGATTAATGACAGTACCAACGGAAAAAGAGCCGCCAAATCCTTTAAGTCGTCCGCCGATTAACGAACAGTTAGAGGTCGGGGTAAAGGCGATTGACGGAATGCTTACAGTTGGCAGCGGTCAGCGTGTAGGTATATTTGCAGGATCGGGCGTCGGAAAAAGTACATTGCTAGGTATGATTGCCCGAAACACGGAAGCAGATATCAATGTCATTGCGCTTGTAGGAGAACGTGGACGTGAAGTACGGGAGTTTATCGAACGGGATTTAGGTCCAGAAGGGTTACAAAGGTCGGTTGTTGTAGCTGCTACCAGTGATCAGCCCGCATTAATGCGGATTAAAGCTGCATTTACCGCCACAGCCATTGCAGAATATTTTAGGGATCGCGGAAAGAACGTCATGTTAATGATGGATTCCGTAACACGTGTTGCGATGGCACAGCGCGAAATTGGACTGGCAATCGGTGAACCGCCTGCTACAAGAGGTTATACACCATCTGTTTTTGCAATATTACCAACATTATTGGAACGGTCAGGTACGAATATAAATGGGACAATTACCGCATTTTATACAGTACTAGTTGACGGTGATGATATGAATGAACCAATTGCAGATGCGGTCCGGGGGATTTTGGACGGTCATATTGTACTGGACCGGAATCTTGCCAATAAAGGCCAGTATCCTGCGATTAACGTATTAAAAAGTGTAAGTCGTTTAATGAATCATATTGCACAGCCTGAACATGTGCGTGCAGCGAGCCGATTGCGGGAATTATACTACAGCTATTCAAAATCGGAGGACCTCATCAATATCGGGGCCTATAAGCGCGGCACATCAAAAGAAATCGACGAAGCAATTATGTATGAGCCGCTCATTACGGAATTTTTAAAGCAAGGGTATAAAGATAAAATTTCGATCGATCAAACAGTCAATGAAATTATCGCATTATCGAATGGTGGTGCCCGTTAACTATGAAATACAATTATCGTTTTGAAAAAATTCTTGTTGTAAAAGATCAGGAAAAAACGGAATCGGAACTGGCTTTTAAAGAATCCGTGCAAGTGTTTGAGGAAATTGCTACAAAGCTGTATGACCTGTTAAAGAAAAAAGAAGATTTAATCGAATATCAGCAGGAACGGTTAAAAATAGGATCATCGATTGATGAAATTAACCATTATTCGAAATTTATCGATAGTATGGAAAAAACAATCGAGGATGCACAGCAAAAAGTAATACAGGCACGGGCAAAAATGAATTGGCATGAGCAAAAATTATTGGAAAAAAGTTTGGAAGTACGCAAATATGAAAAAATGCGTGAAAGAGATCATGAAAGATTTATAGAAGATCAACTTCATATAGAAGCAATACAGCTGGATGAGCTTTCAACAATTGCGTATTACAAGAAGGAAATCAGGTGATTCCGTGGCAAAAAAAATAAAAAATACGATGGAACAAGTGGAAGAAATGGAGTTGGAAAGCCAATCTCCAGGTTTTTTCAAAAAGTTTTTCTACCTATTTTTAATCCCGTTCATGTTTCTCATCGCAATTTTATTGATTATTTCAACTATGACGGAATATAACGTGTTTAAAATAGCGGATGAGGCAATTGAGAAAATCCCCTTTATCAGCTCGGATGAAAAAGATGGAGTAGTAGAAAACAGCTCACTAAATGAACAAAAAGTAGTAGAGCTGCAAGCGGAAATTCAAGAGAAGGAAGCGCAAATTTCCCAGCTGCAAACACAAATTGACGCATCAGCGACTGAAAAGGAAGAGCTTTTAATCGAACAGGAGCGATTGCTGTTTGAAATTGAAAAACTTCAGCGCGATCAGGAAGAGACGAAAAAAGAATTCAAAGAGATTCTGTCTACTTTCGAAAAAATGTCTGCTAGAAAAGCAGCTCCTATACTTGTTGAAATGAGTGATACAGAAAGCGTGCGTATTCTGTCGGAGATGAAACCCGATACATTATCAGCTATTTTCGCAAAAATGGAGCCGGCAGATGCTGCCCGCTATACAGAGCTTTTATCACAGCAATAGTCCTTGAATGAAGGGAGGTGTAGTAAATGAATATCGCAATGTTACAAACAGTAAAAATGCCGAAGCAAGATTTCCAGCCAAACATAGTGAAATCAGAAAAGCCGGATTCAAAAGCATTTGGAAGTGTGTTTAATTCGATGATTACAAAGTCATCTGCTCCAACTGCCAAGCAACCGGAAATGGCAAAACCGCCGCTAGCTGAAAGTATTTCCGGAATTTTAGAAGAGGACTCACTGGAAAGTTTACTTGAACAATTAGGTGTTGAAATGGATGAGACGGGATTATTTGCATTAGTAGGTGAAGAAAGTACACCAATCGCATTGGACGAACTAATGACTTTAGATAACTTAACGGAGCTTTTAGGAATAACAAAAGCGGAATTGAGTCAAATTATTGAACAGTTATTAGGCGATGCAAAGCAAGAAATTACGGATATTTGGTCTCTTATCGAGCAGGCACCGAATATTTTAAATGAAGTATTGGCAGCTGTGCAGAAGCCTGAACAAAACAATGTGCAACCAAAAGAATTGCAGCAAATTGTTCAGCTGTTAAAGTTAGCTCAATTGGCCGGAAGTAAAGTCGATACTGTCTATCAACAGGAAATCCAATTAGCCAGTTTAAAAGATGCATTACTGGCATTGGCAAATGAAGCTCAGAAATCAGCAGGGACAGAGCAGAGTACTGTAAAAACTACAACTTTCCAACAAGTAGTACAGCAAGGTCAACAGTCTTCACTAAACCAGCAGACGACCGTAAAAGTTGAAACGGATACGCAAACAGCCGGTCATATACAGCAGCAAGTGACACAGACAAAAACCGTGACTGTTACATTACCCGCTGAAAAGCCGGCACAGTCGGATGCATTAATAAAAGAAATTCAAAACTTGATCAATCGCAGCCAGCTTTCAGGACAGCCAGGTAATATGAAATTATTCCTGAAACTGTTTCCGGAAAACCTCGGTCAAATTCGCATTGAACTAGTTCAAAAAGATGGAGTTATGACTGCCCGATTATTGGCAACGACAGCGATGGGGAAAGAATTACTGGAAAATAATATTAACCAGTTAAAAGCCGGTTTCGTCGCTCAGAATATTCAAATGGAACGAATCGATGTTGCACAGTCTTTACAGGATGCCGATCGAAATGCGCGTGATCAAAACTTCTTTAATAATTTCTTCCGTCAAAAAGATGAAGAAAAACAAGAAAATAATGAAGATACCCTAGATGAAGAAAGTCTATCGTTTAAAGATCTATTAAGTGAGGAGGTAGAATAAGTGGCAAACCCAATTTCAAATGATTATTATTTACCGGCAAATAATGCAAATTTCAAAGTAACGGATAAACAGGATAACGGGGCGCTCGGAAAAGATGCGTTTCTAAAAATATTAATTACCCAATTGCAAAATCAGGATCCAACAAGCCCAATGGATGACAAAGAATTCATTTCTCAGATGGCACAATTTTCATCGCTGGAACAAATGCAGAATATGACAAAAGCGATGGAGAATTTACTTCAATCACAGCAACAGTCACAATTGATGAGTTATACAACATTTGTAGGCAAAGAAGTGAAGTGGCATGAGATTACAGATAAAGTGGATGCAGATAATAAGCCGATCTACAACGAAGGAACAGACACTATTAAGGAATTGAAATTTGTTGATGGTGAGGCCGTGTTTGTACTGGCTGATGGCAAGGAAATTAAACCAGGCAATATTTCATCGATTCTTGGTAGTACGAGTGAGACACAGCCTTCAGTTCCAACAGGAAATCCATTAGCAGAAGCAAGCAAGCTGATCGGACAGACCATTCAATATAAAAATGGAGATCAGGTCGTTGAGGCGATCATTGAAGCAATTAAAACAAATAATGTGAATATCGAATACATTTTAAATGATGGTTCCCGTTTGACGAAAGACCAATTTACGGTAAGTTCTCAAACAGCCCAAAATGAAAATGTAACAGAATAAGGGGTGGGGCTGATGAATCGAGTCAATGTTCAACATATCCCATACCATCCACCGATTAAGCCATTAGTAAAGCAAAATACAGACCAAGTTTCAAAGCAGTCCTTTATGGATCATTTAAAACAGGCGACCGGTGAAGAATTAAAAATAAGCAAGCATGCTTCAGAACGATTGAATGAACGAAATATTTCTATAACTGATCGTGAATGGCAGCAAATTTCAGAAAAAGTATTTGAGGCAAAAAATAAAGGTGTGAAGCAGCCATTAGTCCTGTTAGATCAGGCAGCATTAATTGTAAGTGCAAAAAATGCGACGGTTATTACGGCATTGGATCGAAATGAAGCAAAACAGCAACTCTTTACCAATATTGATGGAACAATCCTTTTATAGGCCGGACCTTCAGAAGTAAGGAAGCCTACAGTCGTTGAATGATTGAGACGGCTTAACTAAAAAACAGATGTGAAAAACGAAGGGAGAACGACATTTTATGTTACGTTCAATGTATTCAGGTATATCAGGTTTAAAAAACTTCCAGACAAAATTAGACGTGATTGGGAATAACATCGCAAACGTTAATACGTACGGGTATAAGAAAGAGCGTACTATTTTTAAAGATTTAATTTCGCAAACACAATCAGGTGCTTCTGGTCCATCAGCAACTCGTGGTGGAGTAAATGCAATTCAAGTAGGCTTAGGATCTCAGTTAGCTGCAATTGATACTATTCATAATGCAGGGTCTATGCAAACTACTGGCCGAACATTGGATTTAGCGATTTCGGGAGATGGGTTCTTTATGGTGGCAGATTCTGTAGAAATGACTCCTGGAGTAGATGGAGAAATCGATGAAATTACAGGTTTGACAAACACAGCCTATACACGTGCCGGGAATTTTTATATGGATAAAAATGGTTATTTAGTCAATGGTGATGGAAAATATTTGGTAGGATTTGCGAATGAAAATATCGCTGAATACGATTCTATTGATGATCCGGAAGGGTGGCTCTCTAACTTTGATGATGAAAAGGCTGCAACAGTCGGTGATATTGAAGCAGGTGCAAACCTATTAGAAGCGGGTGCTTTACCAGATGGTACAAATCCTATCCGAATACCAACTACAGCTCAATCTATGAGTATTTCTCAAGATGGGACAATTTCATTTGTGGATGCTGCTGGTAAATTACAATATGCCGGCACCTTGATTTTATCTAAATTCCCTAATGCTAGTGGTTTAGAGAAAACTGGGTCAAACTACTTCCAAGTTACGCAAAACTCTGGAGAAGCTTATGCACATTTTGGTACAGTGGATGGCCTAGGTTCAATTAACTCAGGCTTCATGGAAATGTCCAACGTGGATCTTTCTGAAGAATTCACAGAGATGATTGTTGCACAGCGTGGGTTCCAGGCAAACTCTCGTATTATAACAACGTCAGATGAAATTTTACAAGAGTTAGTTAACTTAAAACGATAGTTTAAGTTCATTAGAAATTCATTGAAAAATTCATTATAGAAGGGGGGCGGGCCGGCTCTCAAGTCAGGTCCGGCCCTATTTCAATGATCGAGGTGACTCGCCTTAACGGTAAAGCATTTACTTTAAATGCTTTATACATAGAAACAGTTGAAGCATTTCCGGACACCCAAATTACGCTGACGACTGGACGTAAATTCATTGTGTTAGAGACTGAAGAACAGGTGCGGCAAAAGGTGAAGACATTCTATCAGCATGTCCAAGTATTATCTAACCCGCATCTTAGAGGTGAAGAAGATGAAGAATAATAAATTACTGACAATTATGCTAATTATATTAGTGACGATTACATTATTCGGTGTTATTGTCGTTGTGTTATTGACACAGCTCAACAAAGAGAAGCCGGATGGTCCAACGATTGATGAAATCATCGAGTCATCGGTAGACATTCCTGAGATTACGACGAACTTAGCAGATGGAAGCTTTGTCCGAATTACATTGAAAATTCAGGCATCAGATAAAAAGGCTGGTGAAGAGTTGTTTAAACGAGATTTCCAAGTGAAAAATATCGTAATTCAGGAACTTTCTGAAATGGAAGAAGAAGCTTTAGAAGGTAAGCAAGGGAAAATTACATTCCAAGATGCAATTAAATCTCAATTGAATGAGTTAATGCAAGAAGGGGAAGTTACGCAAGTGTATATTACTTCATACGTACTTCAGTAATCAGTACTACACAATTTTAATTTTTGAAATGGAGGTGGGCAAATGGCAGGAGATATAATGTCGCAATCCGAAATCGATGCGCTCTTATCAGCGATATCGACCGGAGAGATGTCTGCAGAAGACATTAAAAAAGAAGATGAGACACGAAAAGTAAAAGTATATGACTTTAAGCGGGCTCTGCGCTTCTCAAAAGACCAAATCCGAAGTTTGACCCGTATACATGAAAACTTTGCGCGACTGTTAACAACTTTCTTTTCTGCACAGTTAAGAAGCTATGTCCAAATTACAGTTGCATCTGTTGACCAAATTCCGTTTGAAGAATTTGTTCGTTCCATCCCAAACATGACATTGATCAATGTATTTGAGGTTCCGCCTTTGGATGGCAATATTTTAATGGAGATTAACCCGAACATCGCCTATTCGATGCTAGACCGCTTGATGGGCGGAGCAGGGGGAAGTCATAGCAATGTTGATAATTTAACTGAAATCGAAACGAAAATCATGACGAATTTATTTGAGCGTTCTTTTGATAATTTGCGTGAAGCATGGGAAAATGTTGCGGAAATCGATCCGATGCTTGTGGAATTGGAAGTAAATCCACAGTTTTTACAGATGATTTCTCCAAATGAGACCGTTGTTGTCATTTCATTTAATACAATCATCGGAGATACGACAGGGATGATCAATATTTGTATCCCGCATGTTGTATTAGAGCCGATCGTTCCAAATTTATCTGTTCGCTACTGGATGCAGACGAATACGAAGGAAATTTCACCGGAACAAACGAAAATGCTTGAAACTCGTGTGAAACAAGCTAAATTACCCGTAATTGCAGAGTTAGGAACGACGGATATTACGATTGAAGATTTCCTGACAATGGCTGTCGGTGATGTCATTCCGTTAAATCAAAAAATTGAAAATCCGTTAACACTAAAAGTCGGCAGTTTACCGAAATTTACTGTTCAGCCAGGGAAATTGAATAATAAAATGGCTGTTCAAATTATCGACCCTTTGAAAGGAGGAGACGAAGATGAGTGATGAAATGCTCTCCCAAGAAGAAATTGAGGCTCTATTAAGGGGCGAAACGCTGGAGGATTTTTCTGCAAATACAGCAAGTCCGCAAGAAGAAATTAAAGTTGAGGATCACTTAACTCCAATAGAAATTGATGCATTAGGTGAGGTAGGGAATATCTCATTCGGCAGTTCGGCAACTGCATTATCTTCATTATTAGGTCAAAAAGTAGAAATTACAACGCCGAGTATTTCAATGATTAACCGCAATCATCTGGAACAAGAATTCCCTCATCCATATGTTGCAGTACAAGTAGAGTATACAACTGGATTATCAGGAATGAACCTGCTTGTCATCAAACAATCGGATGCTGCCATTATTGCAGACTTAATGCTAGGTGGCGATGGTATAAATCCAAGACCTGAATTAAGTGAAATCCAGTTAAGTGCTGTTCAAGAAGCAATGAATCAGATGATGGGTTCAGCTGCGACTTCTATGTCAACAGTATTTAACCAAAAGGTTGATATTTCACCGCCGACAATTGATTTACTGAACATTTCACAAAATGAAGGCACAGACACTATTCCAACAGATGAATTATTAGTGAAAATTTCATTCAGATTGCGTATCGGTGAATTGATCGATTCGAATTTAATGCAATTATTACCTTTAAAGTTTAGTAAAAAGATAGTAAAGTCATTAATGGGAGAAACTGATGAGCCTCTTACTGCAACAACAACAGTGGAGCCTCCGCCAGTTCAGCCGACACAACAGCAGCCAATGCAGCAGGCACAACAACCGACTGCACAGCAACCAATGTTTGAACAACCTGTTCAGCAGCCAATGTATGAGCAGCCAGTACAGCAGCCGGTCTATCAGCAGCCAATATATGAGCAACCGGTGCAACAGCAACCTGTTTATGAACAGCCGGTTTATCAGCAGCCCGCTTATACAGCACCACCGGCAAATGTACAGCAAGCTCAATTTGCGAGCTTCGAATCGGCAAATATTACACAGTCAGAAGCACGCAATTTAAATATGCTGCTTGATATTCCATTGCAAGTAACAGTTGAGCTGGGACGGACTAAACGTTCTGTAAA harbors:
- a CDS encoding flagellar assembly protein FliH, which produces MSKIIRSTNAQQPEDSSIVEIKLQNFFEPIHYGETEDERIEELSQQKTIDIEAERQQMLEQANDEIEQQKAQFEQYRKEQLAEIEALKQSWEEEKVILQQEAYEGGFAQGYEDGVQKANATMQQSLQTANETMANAQKNAASYIESQEAVLLELALTAAERIIHTTLDRDDEIFVSIVRRGLKEAREMKEIKLYVSPKYHPIVTEQQKELAEMFPVNVPFMVFVNEDLLDSESYIETNHGRIVVSIDEQLQELRRQLYELIESKE
- a CDS encoding flagellar M-ring protein FliF — encoded protein: MNERLTKIKSDSTGFWQSRTKNQKGALIGAFVAVIAIAAAITYFSTRTTMAQLFPEMSQAEVGRITEVLASQGVKYEVTNGGTVILVPENQVQDLQVSLAAQGYPDSGEIDTSFFTSNAGFGMTDNEFNVIKQATIETDLANLVRKFEGVKDASVMITLPEEGVFLKDAKGEAQAAIVLDTAPGHKFSDDQIKGLFNLVSMSIPNLPKENITIMNQYSEYYDLASAENGDGGIDSVTGQMEVKKTIERDLQRQVQQMLGTLIGPDKVVVNVSADIDFKKENREENLVRPVDEENMEGIEISAQRITETYSGGAAGAAEGTTEAGSVTDNFVDYVEGTNGDGDYERVEETINNDVNRIRREIQESPYKIRNLGIQVMVDPPNTEEGFDQGVRTDIEQILSTIVRTSIDQEAAGNLTDEDIANRIVVSVQQFQGNDTAEDQPQSVIPWWVWVIGGILVVAIILLVINVLRARRRKQDEEELEILEQQQQLIEIEDISEEKETEATVRRKQLEKMAKDKPEDFAKLLRSWIAED
- a CDS encoding flagellar basal body rod protein FlgC gives rise to the protein MSIFHSMNTTASALTTQRLRMDVISSNIANVDTTRAKQVNGEWEPYRKKSVTLKEQEGQFSNFLNMAIGKTKKNGVGNGVKVSSIKEDTETPFKLMYDPSHPDANAEGYVQMSNVDVLKEMVDLISASRSYEANITAFNANKNMLTKALEIGKG
- a CDS encoding flagellar motor switch protein FliG; translation: MSKKDKDLSGKQKAALLLISLGPEVSASVYKHLSEEEIERLTLEISGVKRVESTVKEEIIEEFHQIALAQDYITQGGIGYAKTVLEKALGAEQAQAILNRLTSSLQVRPFDFARKADPAQIFNFIQNEHPQTIALILSYLEPGQAGVILSSLPQEVQADIAKRIAIMESTSPEVISEIESVLERKLSSTVTQDYTETGGVDAVVEVLNGVDRQTEKTILDALEIQDPELAEEIKKRMFVFEDIVTLDNRSIQRVIRDCENEDLLLSMKVSSEEVKEIIFRNMSQRMADTFREEMDIMGPVRLRDVEEAQSRIVAVIRRLEDAGEIIIARGGGDDVIV
- the fliI gene encoding EscN/YscN/HrcN family type III secretion system ATPase (involved in type III protein export during flagellum assembly); protein product: MKMAQLVEQIPNLNTFKKYGRVTRVVGLMIESQGPESSIGDVCKIHIQTSKNGPQVMLAEVVGFKDEIVILMPYSSLKEISIGCLVEGTGSPLEVKVGPELIGKVLDAMGNPFDGQPLPKGLMTVPTEKEPPNPLSRPPINEQLEVGVKAIDGMLTVGSGQRVGIFAGSGVGKSTLLGMIARNTEADINVIALVGERGREVREFIERDLGPEGLQRSVVVAATSDQPALMRIKAAFTATAIAEYFRDRGKNVMLMMDSVTRVAMAQREIGLAIGEPPATRGYTPSVFAILPTLLERSGTNINGTITAFYTVLVDGDDMNEPIADAVRGILDGHIVLDRNLANKGQYPAINVLKSVSRLMNHIAQPEHVRAASRLRELYYSYSKSEDLINIGAYKRGTSKEIDEAIMYEPLITEFLKQGYKDKISIDQTVNEIIALSNGGAR
- a CDS encoding flagellar biosynthesis protein FlgB, encoding MDLFGGTISSLEKGLSYATLKNKAITQNIANVDTPNYKTKEVSFKDVLNDAKQATIPAYRTDARHFDFKINIGSSGVYSNENFRSRANGNAVNMDAEQAKLAENTIYYNALIDRVSSKFSTLNNVVKGGR
- a CDS encoding flagellar hook-basal body protein FliE, translated to MAINPISFMSPAQSVNEVNVQNQLTPANAQQQFADTLKEAIASVTEHQKTSDTMTQKLINGGDVDLFEVMIAAQKASVTLNTTIEVRNKAVEAYQEIMRMSV